The following are encoded together in the Acidobacteriota bacterium genome:
- a CDS encoding PQQ-binding-like beta-propeller repeat protein, with protein sequence MPASDSPSFRTWLAAFAFAAVTVAASLPAQAQVARIDPVTDAELQDPSPDEWLMWRRTLNGWGYSPLDQIDRDNVADLRMVWSRGLGPGRQQGTPLVRNGVMYMPNPRDLIQAIDAVTGDLLWQYQRDRPDDLADYMIPGLIGHNRNIAIYDTLLFDSTSDDYVIALDATTGEVVWETEVLDYRVNPANQTSGPIVADGKVISGRSCHPRGGPHACVIVAHDALTGEELWRRRLIPGPGEFGDETWGDVPFEERGHVGSWMVPSFDPELNLVYLGTSVTSPAPKFMLGGVDRTHLYHNSTLALNADTGEIVWYYQHLNDSWDLDHPFERLLVDTPVRPDPAAVSWINPRLQPGEERRVLTGIPGKTGVVYTLDRETGEFLWATPTITQNVISGIDGATGAVSENAELVFTAQGQVVLACPHASGGKDWEAGAYSPLTNTMYMPLRNVCARMRASTFEDEEASRLYAIAWRSQIAPGTDQVGAVHAISAETGATAWVYEQRAATMSLAATGGGLVFGGDVNGRFRAFDDRTGEVLWEINLGSSVSGFPITYAVDGRQYVAVSTGTPRFIDLTPELRPSLGNNLFVFALPE encoded by the coding sequence ATGCCCGCATCCGACTCGCCGTCGTTCCGGACCTGGCTGGCGGCGTTCGCGTTCGCCGCCGTCACCGTCGCCGCTTCGTTGCCGGCGCAGGCGCAGGTCGCGCGCATCGATCCGGTCACCGACGCGGAGCTGCAGGATCCCAGCCCCGACGAGTGGCTCATGTGGCGCCGCACGCTGAACGGCTGGGGCTACAGTCCGCTCGACCAGATCGATCGCGACAACGTCGCCGACCTCCGCATGGTCTGGTCCCGCGGGTTGGGTCCGGGTCGCCAGCAGGGCACCCCGCTGGTCCGCAACGGCGTGATGTACATGCCGAATCCGCGCGATCTCATCCAGGCGATCGACGCGGTGACCGGGGATCTGCTGTGGCAGTACCAGCGCGATCGCCCGGACGATCTCGCCGACTACATGATCCCGGGCCTGATCGGCCACAACCGCAACATCGCCATCTACGACACGCTCCTCTTCGACAGCACCAGCGACGACTACGTGATTGCCCTCGACGCGACCACCGGGGAGGTGGTCTGGGAGACCGAGGTCCTCGACTACCGGGTGAACCCGGCGAATCAGACCTCCGGTCCCATCGTCGCCGACGGCAAGGTGATCTCGGGGCGGAGCTGCCATCCGCGCGGCGGGCCGCACGCCTGCGTCATCGTCGCCCACGACGCGCTGACCGGCGAGGAGCTCTGGAGGCGCCGCCTGATTCCGGGACCGGGCGAGTTCGGTGACGAGACCTGGGGCGACGTCCCCTTCGAGGAGCGGGGGCACGTCGGCTCCTGGATGGTGCCGAGCTTCGATCCCGAGCTGAACCTCGTCTACCTGGGCACGTCGGTCACCTCGCCGGCGCCGAAGTTCATGCTCGGCGGGGTCGACAGGACCCACCTCTACCACAACTCGACCCTGGCGCTGAACGCCGACACGGGAGAAATTGTCTGGTACTACCAGCACCTGAACGACAGTTGGGACCTCGATCATCCGTTCGAGCGTCTGCTCGTCGACACCCCGGTCCGACCCGACCCGGCCGCGGTGAGCTGGATCAACCCGCGGCTGCAGCCGGGCGAGGAGCGCCGCGTCCTGACCGGCATTCCGGGCAAGACGGGCGTCGTCTACACCCTCGACCGGGAGACCGGCGAGTTCCTGTGGGCCACCCCGACCATCACCCAGAACGTCATCAGCGGCATCGACGGGGCGACCGGGGCGGTGTCGGAGAACGCGGAGCTGGTCTTCACCGCGCAGGGGCAGGTGGTGCTGGCCTGTCCGCACGCGAGCGGCGGGAAGGACTGGGAGGCCGGTGCCTACAGCCCGCTGACGAACACGATGTACATGCCGCTGCGGAACGTCTGCGCGCGGATGCGCGCCAGTACCTTCGAGGACGAGGAGGCGAGCCGGCTGTACGCCATCGCGTGGCGCAGCCAGATCGCGCCGGGTACCGATCAGGTCGGCGCGGTGCACGCGATCTCCGCCGAGACGGGGGCGACCGCCTGGGTATACGAGCAGCGGGCCGCCACCATGTCGCTGGCGGCGACCGGCGGCGGGCTGGTGTTCGGGGGCGACGTCAACGGGCGGTTCCGCGCCTTCGACGACCGGACCGGAGAGGTCCTCTGGGAGATCAACCTCGGCTCGTCGGTCTCCGGGTTCCCCATCACCTACGCCGTCGACGGCCGGCAGTACGTCGCCGTCAGCACGGGGACGCCGCGCTTCATCGACCTGACCCCCGAGCTGCGTCCGAGCCTCGGCAACAACCTGTTCGTGTTCGCTCTGCCGGAGTGA
- a CDS encoding PQQ-dependent sugar dehydrogenase encodes MTHASSLGRSRTLFVILTLCLFIAISNAQQGRRGIGPDTLPDEPRILGFGDQQFRVVPIKGFFRPSAVDFLPNGDILVAERSGGLRIIRDGVLDPEPIRGMPEVLNSYGGRLGLWDVAVHPRFAENRLVYFTYLKPDRSDDVPQDAAVSQAPAGTSVLARARFDGANTLTDVEDIFVSDARVSGFSVARLIFAPDGRIFMSIGMPLRDREHGGSNRIGTAEQSQEPGSHAGKILRLNDDGTAPEDNPFIGDPAYRPEIYALGFRDPLGLIIHPETGELWEVEHGPQGGDELNIVRPGRNYGWPVVSYGRAYTGEATAGTGGTGPELPEPCAPGMEQPLLYWYPVISPGGMALYTGDRFPAWRGSLFVGGMATTQLQRIVFNQRGLPVRHIPLLTELNQRIRDVKQGPDGLLYVTTDHEAGAVLRIEPVEGEGAN; translated from the coding sequence ATGACGCACGCAAGCTCGCTGGGACGGTCTCGCACGCTCTTCGTCATCCTCACGCTGTGCCTGTTCATCGCCATCAGCAACGCGCAGCAGGGACGCCGGGGGATCGGCCCCGACACCCTGCCCGACGAGCCGCGGATCCTGGGCTTCGGCGACCAGCAGTTCCGTGTCGTCCCCATCAAGGGCTTCTTCCGTCCGTCGGCCGTGGACTTCCTGCCGAATGGCGACATTCTGGTCGCCGAGCGCTCGGGCGGCCTGCGCATCATCCGCGACGGGGTGCTCGATCCGGAACCCATCCGCGGCATGCCCGAGGTGCTCAACAGCTACGGTGGCCGGCTGGGCCTGTGGGACGTGGCGGTGCATCCGCGGTTCGCCGAAAACCGGCTGGTCTATTTCACGTACCTGAAGCCCGACCGGAGTGACGACGTGCCGCAGGATGCGGCCGTGTCCCAGGCGCCCGCGGGAACGTCGGTGCTGGCGCGCGCCCGCTTCGACGGCGCCAACACCCTGACCGACGTCGAGGACATCTTCGTCTCGGACGCCCGGGTCAGCGGCTTCAGCGTGGCCAGACTGATCTTCGCCCCCGACGGCAGGATCTTCATGTCGATCGGCATGCCGCTGCGCGACCGGGAGCACGGTGGCAGCAATCGCATCGGCACGGCAGAGCAGTCCCAGGAACCCGGCAGTCACGCCGGCAAGATTCTGCGCCTCAACGACGACGGGACCGCGCCCGAAGACAATCCCTTCATCGGGGACCCGGCCTATCGACCGGAGATCTACGCCCTGGGCTTCCGCGATCCGCTGGGCCTGATCATCCATCCCGAGACCGGCGAGCTCTGGGAAGTGGAGCACGGTCCGCAGGGCGGCGACGAGCTCAACATCGTCAGGCCGGGCCGGAACTACGGCTGGCCGGTCGTTTCGTACGGCCGCGCGTACACGGGAGAGGCCACGGCGGGCACGGGCGGGACGGGCCCGGAGCTGCCCGAGCCCTGCGCGCCGGGCATGGAGCAGCCGCTGCTCTATTGGTACCCCGTCATCTCTCCCGGCGGCATGGCCCTCTATACGGGCGACAGGTTCCCGGCGTGGAGGGGCAGCCTGTTCGTCGGCGGCATGGCCACCACGCAGCTCCAGCGCATCGTCTTCAACCAGCGGGGCCTGCCGGTGCGTCACATCCCGCTGCTGACCGAGCTCAACCAGCGCATCCGCGATGTCAAGCAGGGGCCGGACGGCCTGCTGTACGTGACGACGGATCACGAGGCAGGGGCAGTGCTGAGAATCGAGCCGGTCGAAGGCGAAGGGGCAAACTGA
- a CDS encoding cytochrome C-binding protein, giving the protein MRQSSSAWVMVLAAAGLAAGVDLQAQQEAEGANAVLPWAYVLNEPVENADTPDPDEIVTVPGSSVSMPRSAINIDNGPPDWHPDAHPPMPEVVASGGGEGVVACGYCHLPNGQGKPENAGVAGQPYEYIVQQMTDWRNGLRRPGEPRMGPPSFMERIGLATTDAEARIAAEYFSSIDFKPWVRVVETDAVPKTRFAGWIHEVVEGGGAEPIGTRVVETPEDLTRTKLRDDASGFIAYVPSGAVGRGRNIVLTGGDNSVACTTCHGADLRGLGPVPALAGRSPSYMARQLYDLQTGVRDGAWSDLMDAAVENLTLEDIVNIVAYTASLEP; this is encoded by the coding sequence ATGCGACAGTCGAGCAGCGCATGGGTGATGGTGCTGGCGGCGGCCGGACTCGCAGCCGGCGTGGATCTGCAGGCGCAGCAGGAAGCCGAGGGGGCGAACGCCGTGCTGCCCTGGGCGTACGTGCTCAACGAGCCGGTCGAGAACGCGGACACGCCCGATCCCGACGAGATCGTCACGGTGCCCGGCTCCAGCGTGTCGATGCCGCGCTCGGCGATCAATATCGACAACGGCCCGCCCGACTGGCACCCCGACGCCCATCCGCCGATGCCGGAGGTCGTGGCGAGCGGCGGCGGCGAGGGCGTCGTCGCGTGCGGCTACTGCCATCTGCCGAACGGCCAGGGCAAGCCGGAGAACGCCGGCGTCGCCGGCCAACCGTACGAGTACATCGTGCAGCAGATGACGGACTGGCGGAACGGTCTGCGCCGGCCGGGTGAGCCGCGCATGGGCCCGCCCTCCTTCATGGAGCGGATCGGACTGGCCACCACCGACGCGGAGGCGCGGATCGCAGCCGAGTACTTCTCGTCGATCGACTTCAAGCCGTGGGTCCGCGTCGTGGAGACCGACGCGGTGCCGAAGACGCGCTTCGCGGGGTGGATCCACGAGGTGGTCGAGGGCGGCGGCGCCGAGCCGATCGGCACGCGCGTGGTCGAGACGCCGGAGGACCTGACCCGGACCAAGCTGCGCGACGACGCTTCCGGCTTCATCGCCTACGTGCCGTCGGGCGCAGTAGGGCGGGGACGCAACATCGTGCTCACGGGCGGCGACAACTCGGTGGCCTGCACCACCTGTCACGGCGCCGACCTGCGCGGACTCGGCCCCGTGCCGGCGCTGGCCGGCCGCTCGCCGAGCTACATGGCCCGGCAGCTCTACGACCTGCAGACCGGCGTGCGCGACGGGGCGTGGTCGGACCTGATGGACGCCGCGGTGGAAAACCTCACACTCGAGGACATCGTGAACATCGTGGCCTATACGGCTAGCCTGGAGCCGTAG
- a CDS encoding cytochrome c: MTRLVALSAGILIALSFAAAPAVAAEGTPTYNERVGDILLDNCASCHRPNQVAPMSLLSYRDARPWARAIKAKVVSREMPPWFADPRFGTFSNDISLSDEEIETIVAWVDGGAPQGDGPAPEPPDFAAAGWSHPDGLDPDYVIEFPIAWKIDAEGETPNFNLFTPLPFDDVMRVSATEVRPGNYAVTHHITTGLVDLPPGTKLGRGPAWPGGPLVDYVPVEDPDADPEETDADDDAAVEEQSDEELEERRRARAGFGPYIPGVGARVVRDGQVREVRGDLFDYIIWNLHYQATGKPERARPSIGAWFANDTDGKYQRTLSLREYTSENEQLVAPPPLTEEERRAANPDRQAGQGLNPLLAPIPPHDPNWTVTGIGAFRNDAVLHSLFLHMHVRGKDVTYVLTYPDGREEILLRVPNYAFDWQFEYDLVEPIRVPAGSTVKAIARYDNSRANRLNPAPHKEVYWSEQSWDDMFLANVKYTLEDEDTAGDN, from the coding sequence ATGACGCGACTGGTCGCACTGTCTGCCGGCATCTTGATCGCATTGTCGTTCGCGGCCGCTCCAGCCGTCGCGGCCGAAGGGACCCCCACCTACAACGAGCGCGTCGGGGACATCCTGCTCGACAACTGCGCGAGCTGCCACCGACCGAACCAGGTGGCGCCGATGTCGCTGCTGTCGTACCGCGACGCGCGGCCGTGGGCGCGGGCCATCAAGGCGAAGGTCGTCTCGCGCGAGATGCCGCCGTGGTTCGCCGACCCGCGGTTCGGCACGTTCTCCAACGACATCAGCCTGAGCGACGAGGAGATCGAGACGATCGTCGCGTGGGTCGACGGCGGCGCGCCGCAGGGCGACGGGCCGGCCCCCGAGCCGCCCGATTTCGCGGCGGCGGGCTGGAGCCATCCCGACGGGCTGGATCCGGACTACGTCATCGAGTTCCCGATCGCGTGGAAGATCGACGCGGAGGGAGAGACCCCGAACTTCAACCTGTTCACGCCGCTGCCTTTCGACGACGTCATGCGCGTGTCGGCGACCGAGGTGCGGCCCGGCAACTACGCGGTGACCCACCACATCACCACCGGCCTGGTCGACCTGCCGCCGGGGACGAAGCTGGGCCGCGGGCCGGCGTGGCCGGGCGGGCCGCTGGTGGACTACGTACCGGTGGAGGATCCGGACGCCGACCCCGAGGAGACCGACGCGGACGATGACGCGGCCGTGGAGGAGCAGTCCGACGAGGAGCTCGAGGAGCGCCGCCGGGCGCGCGCCGGCTTCGGCCCGTACATCCCGGGCGTGGGCGCCAGGGTGGTCCGCGACGGCCAGGTCCGCGAGGTGCGCGGCGACCTGTTCGACTACATCATCTGGAACCTGCACTACCAGGCCACCGGCAAGCCGGAGCGGGCCCGACCGTCCATCGGCGCCTGGTTCGCCAACGACACGGACGGGAAGTACCAGCGCACCCTCTCGTTGCGCGAGTACACCTCCGAGAACGAGCAGCTCGTGGCGCCGCCTCCGCTCACCGAGGAGGAGCGGCGGGCCGCCAACCCCGACCGGCAGGCGGGCCAGGGGCTGAACCCGCTGCTGGCGCCCATCCCGCCGCACGATCCGAACTGGACGGTCACCGGAATCGGGGCGTTCCGGAACGACGCCGTCCTGCACAGCCTGTTCCTGCATATGCACGTGCGCGGCAAGGACGTGACCTACGTGCTGACCTACCCGGACGGCCGGGAGGAGATCCTGCTCCGGGTGCCGAACTACGCCTTCGACTGGCAGTTCGAGTACGACCTCGTCGAGCCGATCCGGGTGCCGGCGGGGAGCACGGTGAAGGCCATCGCCCGCTACGACAACTCGCGGGCCAACCGCCTGAATCCGGCTCCGCACAAGGAGGTCTACTGGTCGGAGCAGAGCTGGGACGACATGTTCCTCGCCAACGTCAAGTACACGCTGGAGGACGAGGACACGGCGGGCGACAACTGA
- a CDS encoding PQQ-binding-like beta-propeller repeat protein: MTRPVAIVTLAALVVLAVLAQAAPAAAQAPAVSSVTDAVLADPPPESWLNWRRTQDGWGYSPLDRITRENVGNLRMVWSWAMEPGSQQTTPIIHEGVMYLASPGNIVQALDAATGDMLWEYRRQFPTARGRGRPNRNIAIYQDKIILNTADANIVALDARTGEIVWEAEVADSSKGFFFSSGALVVEGVVVSGMAGCLRFWEEGCFITGHDAETGRELWRTSTVARPGEPGGDTWGDLPMMFRGGGDAWIAGSYDADLGLTYWGVAQAKPWAQVSRRTDADALYTSSTLALDPATGEMRWYFQHLPGESHDMDETFERILVEVDGRPSVFTMGKLGILWQLDRETGGFINATDLGYQNIVDIEPETGRMSFRPGMMPVLDEELSFCPSHSGLKSWRAMAYSPETEAFYIPLTLNCQRTIYSEVEFREGGGGAGMVFRENFLHPDSDGNMGEFVAMHVSGEILWSHRKRSPYISAALTTAGGLTFVGTYDRRAYAYDIATGEELWQTRLPTAVQGFPVTYSVDGRQYVAIGTGTGGGSWTTMPAELIPDVRRPNAGNGLFVFALPVK, from the coding sequence ATGACTCGTCCCGTCGCGATTGTCACCCTCGCCGCCCTCGTCGTGCTCGCCGTCCTGGCGCAGGCCGCACCGGCGGCCGCCCAGGCCCCCGCCGTCAGTTCCGTCACCGACGCGGTGCTGGCGGACCCGCCGCCGGAGAGCTGGCTGAACTGGCGCCGGACGCAGGACGGCTGGGGGTACAGCCCCCTGGATCGGATCACGCGCGAGAACGTCGGCAATCTCCGCATGGTCTGGTCGTGGGCGATGGAGCCGGGTTCGCAGCAGACCACGCCGATCATCCACGAGGGGGTGATGTACCTGGCGAGTCCCGGCAACATCGTGCAGGCGCTCGACGCCGCCACCGGCGACATGCTGTGGGAGTACCGCCGGCAGTTCCCCACCGCGCGGGGCCGCGGGCGTCCCAACCGCAACATCGCGATCTACCAGGACAAGATCATCCTGAACACCGCCGACGCGAACATCGTGGCCCTGGATGCGCGGACCGGCGAGATCGTGTGGGAGGCGGAGGTCGCCGACTCGTCGAAGGGCTTCTTCTTCAGCAGCGGCGCGCTGGTGGTGGAGGGCGTGGTGGTCTCCGGGATGGCCGGCTGCCTGCGGTTCTGGGAGGAGGGCTGCTTCATCACCGGGCACGACGCCGAGACCGGGCGCGAGCTGTGGCGGACGTCTACCGTGGCGCGGCCGGGCGAGCCGGGGGGCGATACCTGGGGCGACCTGCCGATGATGTTCCGCGGCGGCGGCGACGCCTGGATCGCCGGCAGCTACGATGCGGATCTCGGCCTCACCTACTGGGGCGTGGCGCAGGCCAAGCCCTGGGCCCAGGTGAGCCGCCGCACCGACGCGGACGCGCTCTACACCAGCTCGACCCTCGCGCTCGATCCCGCGACCGGCGAGATGCGCTGGTACTTCCAGCACCTGCCGGGAGAGTCCCACGACATGGACGAGACCTTCGAGCGCATCCTCGTCGAGGTCGACGGACGGCCGTCGGTCTTCACGATGGGCAAGCTCGGCATCCTGTGGCAGCTCGACCGCGAGACCGGCGGGTTCATCAACGCCACCGACCTCGGCTACCAGAACATCGTCGACATCGAGCCCGAGACCGGACGCATGTCGTTCCGCCCCGGCATGATGCCGGTCCTGGACGAGGAGCTGTCGTTCTGCCCGAGCCACTCGGGCCTCAAGAGCTGGCGGGCTATGGCCTACAGCCCCGAGACCGAGGCGTTCTACATTCCCCTGACGCTCAACTGCCAGCGGACCATATACAGCGAGGTCGAGTTCCGCGAGGGCGGCGGCGGCGCCGGGATGGTGTTCCGCGAGAACTTTCTGCACCCGGACAGCGATGGGAACATGGGCGAGTTCGTCGCGATGCACGTCAGCGGCGAGATCCTCTGGTCGCATCGCAAGCGGTCGCCCTACATCTCGGCGGCGCTGACGACGGCCGGCGGCCTGACGTTCGTCGGCACCTACGACCGGCGGGCGTACGCTTACGACATCGCGACCGGCGAAGAGCTCTGGCAGACGCGCCTGCCGACCGCGGTGCAGGGGTTCCCCGTCACCTACAGCGTGGATGGCCGGCAGTACGTCGCGATCGGCACCGGCACGGGGGGCGGGAGCTGGACGACGATGCCGGCGGAACTGATCCCCGACGTACGGCGTCCGAACGCCGGCAACGGCCTGTTCGTGTTCGCACTGCCCGTGAAGTGA
- a CDS encoding FKBP-type peptidyl-prolyl cis-trans isomerase, whose amino-acid sequence MRRFVLLIPALLLAVACGGDDGNGGPTSPTSPSVGLDVPFSTEDLTVGTGQEAMNGDTLSVHYTGWLYDPNAAENKGMEFDSSRSRDPFEFTLGAGGVIAGWDQGVLGMRVGGLRRIVIPPELGYGSSGQGPIPGDATLLFEVELLGIS is encoded by the coding sequence ATGCGGCGATTCGTTCTCCTGATTCCGGCGCTGCTGCTTGCCGTGGCGTGCGGCGGCGATGACGGCAACGGCGGCCCCACCTCGCCCACTTCCCCCAGCGTAGGGCTCGACGTGCCGTTCAGCACCGAAGACCTGACCGTGGGAACCGGGCAGGAGGCCATGAACGGGGACACGCTCTCGGTGCACTACACCGGCTGGCTCTACGACCCGAACGCCGCCGAGAACAAGGGCATGGAGTTCGACTCCAGTCGGTCGCGCGACCCGTTCGAGTTCACGCTGGGGGCCGGTGGCGTGATCGCCGGCTGGGACCAGGGGGTGCTCGGGATGCGGGTCGGCGGTCTCCGGCGCATCGTCATTCCGCCCGAACTCGGCTACGGCAGCAGTGGGCAGGGCCCCATCCCCGGCGACGCGACCCTGCTCTTCGAGGTCGAGCTGCTCGGCATCAGCTAA
- a CDS encoding arsenate reductase ArsC, translating to MPGLLFLCVANSARSQMAEGLARARFGDRVRIASAGSSPAAVNPFAIAALDEVGIDISGQRSRSVETIDPASVDLVVTLCAEEVCPAFLGTARRLHWPLPDPAGGAGSDAEKLDGFRAVRDEIARRLGALDELLSDARAEAATEG from the coding sequence ATGCCGGGCCTGCTCTTTCTCTGCGTCGCCAACTCCGCGCGCAGCCAGATGGCCGAAGGGCTCGCGCGGGCGCGGTTCGGCGACCGCGTCCGGATTGCCAGCGCCGGGTCGTCGCCTGCCGCGGTCAATCCATTCGCCATCGCCGCGCTCGACGAGGTCGGGATCGACATCAGCGGGCAGCGTTCCAGGAGCGTGGAGACGATCGACCCGGCGTCGGTGGATCTCGTCGTGACGTTGTGCGCCGAGGAGGTCTGCCCGGCGTTCCTGGGGACGGCGCGGCGGTTGCACTGGCCGCTGCCGGACCCCGCCGGCGGGGCCGGGTCCGACGCGGAGAAGCTCGATGGGTTCCGCGCCGTCCGCGACGAGATCGCGCGGCGTCTGGGGGCCCTGGACGAGCTGCTGTCCGACGCGAGGGCCGAAGCGGCCACGGAAGGCTGA